The DNA region GCCAGTAGATAGCCAGAGACTGCagatgagagagaggaggagaatggTGGTGGGGGCAGTCTgctggagggaaggggatggaggcAGGGAGTGTGTGGAGGGCCTTGCTTCATCCAGGAGAAGCAACACCTCATTCTTAGGGACTAGAGGAAAGGGAAGCAAGGCGTCCCAGCTGGTGAGGTGAGGGAGTGAGGCTCACAGTGAGGGACCTTGATTTTCCTGGGAAAAGTGTGGGCTGACCTCCCATGAGTAGGGGAGATAAGACCCGCTCTCAGATCCATCTCCTGCAGCTGTGGGCAGAGTGTGATTAAATGCCCAAGAGAACTGTGAACTGCTCTTTGAGATTCTGGGAAGGAAAGGTCAAGGTCATATCCTTCTTCAGAGTCTCAGtctgctctgtaaaatgggcctgaccttgtctctcagggttgttgggaggccCGAATGAAGAAGTGTTTTACAAAACACTCAAATCTGATAAAAATTTGTCAGTTGCTtatattactattaattattattattaattattttgactGGGAGTAGGCggagaaaaggggacaggatGTGACAGTAGCCAGGAGGGATGAGTGGGATTTCAGCCAGTGGAtctggggagtgggaggagagagCAGACAGAGCCTGGCGGAGGGCgcaacaaaaagaagaagaaaggcgGGTAGGCACTTTTGACAATAATGTTTCATTTGATCCGCACAGCGCTGGGAAGTAGCTACTTTTATTACCCCCGTGTTACggttgaggatactgaggcagaggCCAAGtggctcacccagggtcacacagccagtgagtgtttgaagctgagtctggagtcagatcttcctgactccagggtaagCGCTCTAACCACTTTGCTAACCAGCAGCTTCTGATGATTTGATTCAGGCACAACAGGGCCTGTTCTCTCTCTTGACCTCTGTGATCtgcatttcctcctctgtaaaacagggaatAATGACAAGATTTGTACTACCCAAAGTGACAAGCAGGCAGGGTATGTTCTGTGTGTGTgataacaaaaacagaaatatagATAATCACAATTTGTAATAGTAACAGCAGTAATGATATCCAGCATTTTATCgtgctttaaaatttttgttcctcttatttgattctcatagcaaTCCTGGGTCATGCAAGTAGTTGCATTTTACAGCTTGAGGGAACAGGGGCTTAGAGAGGTTGAGGGATTTTCTTGGGGTCCTGAAACAAGTAATTATGTGACCTCTCCTTCCCAGAATTTCAAAGATCAGTTCACAATTATCTTGGGCATTTAATCACACTCTGCCCAGGAGACTGATCTGAGAGCAGGTCTTATCAGAATGTGGTCCTGATTCCAAGCTCCCCCATGCCCCTTCCACCTTGCCTCCCACCCGGGCATCCAGGCTGCTCAGATGGGTCCAGGGCCTGCTAATCTGGTTCCCTTCTTCCCTGGTCTTCCCACCCTCAGGCTGGACCGATTTGAGAAAACCAATGAAATGCTCTTGAACTTTAATAACCTCTCCAACGTCCGCATGCAGCAGATGAGTGAGCGCTTCACACACCATACCAGGACACtgatggagatgaagaaggatctggacagtatcttccgAAGGCTCAGGTTGGTGTCTAGCTCTGCCCCGTCCCCCTGCCCTCCCAGAGGGGATGGGGGACTTTGGCCCTGGGAGCCTCAACTCCCAGCCAAGACTGTAGAAGCCTGTGACAGTATAGGCTGGGCGAGGAAGAGCGTTCTCCTTACAGGGGACGCCAGAGTGACTTTGATGGAGAATTTaaattgttgcttttttttctccttttccttgtaGGACTCTGAAAACGAAACTGTCAAAGCAATACCCAGATGCTTTTAGTCGTAAGTGTCTCTAAGGCTCAACCAACTCTGACCCTTTATGATCTTGGTTCCAGCTCCCCAACCCTGACactttgtgttctaagggcccttccaagcTTTGACACCCTATATtgtaaggcagggctgtccaaccttaggtttttattgaaacaatagacaatatattttgatctgccattttagtgagagctctgcggtagctcggcttcgtttactgaaacatttatgtatatttctatgCTTGTTGGCAAGCCGCATAAACCACattgtgggccacattttggacagccctgttctaagggctctcctgGCTCTGACTTTCCGTGTTCCAAATTTCCTTTCTgaattttcctctcctcttctgaaatcCTACAGCTTGTAGACTATGGGCTTTCCCAGTTCTGGTATTTTATATTCCAGCTTACTTACAGTTTACactgtgacttcaggcaagtcttGATtaccttgtttgtaaaatgataggGAGAGAAGATCTCAAAGGTCATTTCCCACTGTAGAATTCTATGACTTTCCATCATCAGGCCCTCCAAGGTGTACCTGTTCCTATCTTAGCCCAGCTTACTCTGAGTCCTAACCTGAATAGATTCTTTACAAGGTTCCAGAGCAGGGCCCAAGTTGGTATAGCGCTGAGTCTGTGGATGCAGATGCGCTgccctcttggcttccttctgaGGGATTTCCCTCCTGGCTGGGAAGAGTTAGGAGGCTTCTTTGGATGGATCCTGTGTCTTCTTTCCTACTTTAGGAAGGGGTAACTTAGCTTTGGCCTTATGCCAGAACCCACTTTTCTAGTTCCTCCAGCAGGAATTCCTCACTAGCCCTGTGTGACTTACCTGCCTCTGATGACTCTGCCCTCAACAGATATCCATGAGTCTCCCATtctggaggaggaagatgatgatgtGGACCCCATCCTGGCCAGCTCAGCTACCACCATTGCTACCTCAGAGCAGAGTACGGGGTCGTGTGACacgagcccagacatcatctccCCAGTCCTGAGCCCCGATTTTGAAGATTTATCCCAAGGCCGGCTGGACTCTCCAGCTGTGAATGGAGAGAGCCTCAcaggtgatgatgaagatgatgatggtggtggtgagagGGCCCAGGAGTAGGAAGGGCTACCTTCTACCGCAGGTCCCAAGGAGTCAATGCACCATAGGGTACACAGGAGGGCCTTCCCACCTTCCAGTGTCTTGGAAATGTGGTCCTGGCTGGTTGCCCCCTGGCTTAGAACAACAAACCTGGGGGAGACAGCTCCAGAAAAGATTCTCATCTGGCCTTTGGGGGCCGTGGAGCCACGGTCCTGGCACGAAGCCAGGCATGGGGGGGTAGGCCAGACTCATTGGGGAGCGGTCATGGTGTGGGTttccccagatttttttttggctaatgCTTTTCTGCTGGTATCTTTCTCGCCAAATTCCTTTCCTCcctgacccccacccccagttcctGGTATTTCTGCACATATGAAACCAAGCCTGGGCTTTTCCAGACCTACATCTCTGGGTTTTAGCATCCCATAGGTTTATTCTGAGCCCTGTGCGAGAAAGGAGGCTCATGGACTTGACTGGGCAATGTCCTATGCCCCCTTCCAGCCCTGGCTCACAGGCTGGTTCTCAATAATTCTGTGAAGTAGTTCCCTTTAGGAAACCCAGAGCCAGGCCTGACTCTGAGAGGCCCAGTAACTGTGCTTACACTAAACCTCCTCCTTCACGGTACGTccgcacacacacatccacacatgtgcacacacccatccatccatccacataTTCACTCCCAGGCACATAGAACACATTATCGGGCACATGCACAGATGTGTATTCATGTGTATCCATATGTGTATTCATGCTCACACAGGCGCAAACACTTAACACAGATTGAACACCAAGTATTTTCTTCTGTTGGTACCCTTAGGGCTCTTTTGAAACAAGTAATATTTCTGAGATGGAATTCAAAGGAAGTTGCTTACTCTTACGGACAGTGTTTGAACAGAGAGCAGCGACCATAGATTTCCCTGTCGAGAGAGGAGAAGGTACCACCAAGCCGCTGCCTCCTTCTCCACCCCCCTTTCAGGGCCCTCAGCCCAGCGGGTAGGGACATCTTTGGAAATAAAAGTTGAATTGACTTATTTTTGTACCCTAA from Trichosurus vulpecula isolate mTriVul1 chromosome 1, mTriVul1.pri, whole genome shotgun sequence includes:
- the KXD1 gene encoding kxDL motif-containing protein 1 isoform X3, which gives rise to MESPDSASEVFCNRILSMVNSEDVNAIIQAQKNMLDRFEKTNEMLLNFNNLSNVRMQQMSERFTHHTRTLMEMKKDLDSIFRRLRTLKTKLSKQYPDAFSHIHESPILEEEDDDVDPILASSATTIATSEQSTGSCDTSPDIISPVLSPDFEDLSQGRLDSPAVNGESLTGDDEDDDGGGERAQE
- the KXD1 gene encoding kxDL motif-containing protein 1 isoform X1 yields the protein MEWGGQEAVREGTVLAASRGPARSGGGGAQLCTSARTHLATVPSPFPPEPAAEEEEEEEMESPDSASEVFCNRILSMVNSEDVNAIIQAQKNMLDRFEKTNEMLLNFNNLSNVRMQQMSERFTHHTRTLMEMKKDLDSIFRRLRTLKTKLSKQYPDAFSHIHESPILEEEDDDVDPILASSATTIATSEQSTGSCDTSPDIISPVLSPDFEDLSQGRLDSPAVNGESLTGDDEDDDGGGERAQE
- the KXD1 gene encoding kxDL motif-containing protein 1 isoform X2, whose amino-acid sequence is MEWGGQEAVREGTVLAASRGPARSGGGGAQLCTSARTHLATVPSPFPPEPAAEEEEEEEMESPDSASEVFCNRILSMVNSEDVNAIIQAQKNMLDRFEKTNEMLLNFNNLSNVRMQQMSERFTHHTRTLMEMKKDLDSIFRRLRTLKTKLSKQYPDAFSHIHESPILEEEDDDVDPILASSATTIATSEQSTGSCDTSPDIISPVLSPDFEDLSQGRLDSPAVNGESLTGLF